In Campylobacter sp. 2014D-0216, the following proteins share a genomic window:
- a CDS encoding ABC transporter ATP-binding protein, with protein sequence MKNIIKISNLNRNFNEVKALQDINLEVKQGEWLAIMGPSGSGKSTLLNILSLMDTQSSGEYFLDDKEVGNLSEEEKSVIRREKIGLIFQQFHLIPYLNALENVMLAQFYHSSIEQKDAIMALEKVGLSHRLTHLPSQLSGGEQQRLCIARALVNDPEILLADEPTGNLDEANEKNILDLFCKLKQDGKTIVLITHNPDLATFADRTIILSHGVMKSEN encoded by the coding sequence ATGAAAAATATTATAAAAATTTCAAATTTAAATCGTAATTTCAATGAAGTTAAAGCTTTGCAAGATATCAACTTAGAAGTAAAGCAAGGCGAGTGGCTAGCTATCATGGGTCCATCAGGTTCTGGTAAATCTACGCTTTTGAATATACTTTCTTTGATGGATACTCAAAGTAGTGGGGAATATTTTTTAGATGATAAAGAAGTCGGAAATTTAAGCGAAGAAGAAAAAAGTGTAATTAGAAGAGAGAAGATAGGTTTGATTTTTCAACAGTTTCATTTAATACCTTATTTAAATGCCTTAGAAAATGTCATGCTAGCACAATTTTACCATTCAAGTATAGAGCAAAAAGACGCCATAATGGCGCTAGAAAAAGTAGGGCTTTCACATAGACTTACGCATTTGCCTAGTCAGTTAAGTGGCGGGGAGCAGCAAAGGTTATGTATAGCAAGAGCTTTAGTGAATGATCCTGAAATTCTACTCGCAGATGAACCTACGGGAAATTTAGATGAAGCAAATGAAAAAAATATCTTAGATCTTTTTTGCAAATTAAAGCAAGATGGTAAAACTATAGTTTTAATCACTCATAATCCCGACTTAGCTACTTTTGCTGATAGAACGATCATTTTAAGCCATGGGGTAATGAAAAGTGAAAATTAA
- a CDS encoding CinA family protein, translated as MKHLIIIVGNELIVNENYMRYIQEEYKKQFLELHELKFISKPDKELPFLLEKLSKDYAYITVFSISEYYTTIAKIIATLNDDVLILENDTLVPSKATREKNSFLSTFEACHINLLNVNIEEKLPLILQNPELDYAYFCLLDIDEMSANILLGTLTTSFEIQTSSSALLENLICIRASASQYGKLEGFLKGVFKLFAGKVFLGNNPTQFVAKRLLEKNLKISFAESCTAGLCASKLAENSGISSVFEGSLITYSNRLKNTWLGVSNDTLESVSEYSDRCIYFMLKGVFKTTSCDFALAISGVAGEEDDKNTKSGTIYIGAMYKDGTFLQECIHIQGNRNYTREQACLAAYCLMLRLKPEIFFAP; from the coding sequence ATGAAGCATTTGATCATTATCGTAGGTAATGAACTCATTGTCAATGAAAACTATATGCGATACATCCAAGAAGAATACAAAAAACAATTTCTAGAACTACATGAATTAAAATTTATCAGCAAACCCGACAAAGAACTTCCTTTTTTACTTGAAAAACTTTCTAAAGATTATGCTTATATAACGGTTTTTAGCATTAGCGAATACTATACAACCATAGCCAAAATCATAGCAACATTAAATGATGATGTATTAATCTTAGAAAATGACACCTTAGTGCCTTCTAAAGCAACACGTGAAAAAAACTCTTTTTTAAGCACTTTTGAAGCATGCCACATCAATTTACTCAATGTCAACATCGAAGAAAAACTACCTTTGATCTTACAAAATCCCGAGCTTGACTATGCATATTTTTGTCTTTTAGATATCGATGAGATGAGTGCAAATATCTTGCTTGGTACACTTACAACTTCTTTTGAAATTCAAACAAGCTCAAGTGCTTTATTGGAAAATCTTATTTGCATTCGAGCAAGTGCTAGTCAGTATGGAAAACTAGAAGGATTTTTAAAAGGAGTGTTTAAGCTTTTTGCAGGAAAAGTATTTTTAGGTAATAATCCTACTCAATTTGTAGCTAAAAGACTTCTAGAGAAAAATTTAAAAATTTCCTTTGCTGAAAGCTGCACCGCTGGACTTTGTGCCTCCAAACTAGCTGAAAATTCAGGAATTTCTAGCGTGTTTGAAGGCTCTTTGATCACTTACTCCAACCGCTTAAAAAACACTTGGCTTGGCGTAAGCAATGACACCTTAGAAAGCGTTAGCGAATACTCTGATCGTTGTATTTATTTTATGCTTAAAGGAGTTTTTAAAACAACAAGCTGTGATTTTGCACTAGCAATTAGCGGAGTAGCTGGGGAAGAAGATGATAAAAATACTAAATCAGGCACCATCTATATAGGAGCTATGTATAAAGATGGAACCTTTTTACAAGAATGCATACACATTCAAGGCAATAGAAACTACACTAGAGAACAAGCATGCCTAGCGGCTTATTGTCTAATGCTTAGACTAAAACCTGAGATTTTCTTCGCTCCTTAA
- a CDS encoding TlpA family protein disulfide reductase codes for MKIKILILACLCSIFLSACFENNNKNGGKIGLKAPEIAAKNLAGEKVKLADFDNLIVLTFVEQGCASCLKDLPLLEKLANEYPKKMTILALDSIDKGKDFEEFATKYEYKNITFLQDDLDISWQRFSVFAVPTTFVIKDGVVQDKIIGEKPWSQLKASIASWL; via the coding sequence GTGAAAATTAAAATTTTAATCTTAGCTTGTTTATGCAGTATATTTTTAAGTGCTTGTTTTGAAAACAATAATAAAAATGGTGGTAAAATAGGTCTAAAAGCACCAGAAATCGCAGCTAAAAATTTAGCTGGAGAAAAAGTTAAATTAGCTGATTTTGATAATCTTATTGTTTTAACTTTTGTGGAGCAAGGTTGTGCATCTTGTCTGAAAGATTTGCCACTTTTGGAAAAATTAGCCAATGAATATCCTAAAAAAATGACTATTTTAGCACTAGATTCTATAGACAAGGGTAAAGATTTTGAAGAATTTGCTACAAAATATGAATATAAAAATATCACATTTTTGCAAGATGATTTAGATATATCATGGCAAAGATTTAGCGTTTTTGCCGTGCCAACAACTTTTGTCATTAAAGATGGTGTTGTGCAAGATAAAATCATAGGAGAAAAGCCATGGTCGCAGTTAAAAGCTTCTATTGCTTCTTGGCTTTAA
- a CDS encoding autotransporter outer membrane beta-barrel domain-containing protein, which produces MVNSGVSNATIINHGSIIANGNSTPFGIHNNGGTIDSITNSGLIVGKIGIRIDNKSVIGSINNSGTIMTTKDTNGYGALVVWEQGSSNHTINNINNSGLIYNQSTANGSAAIYIMDGNFGSITNSGVIHSDTGFGAIVLEDISTVGTTGNAIINNNGTIIAKSGSGIYLKYGYYITSEGGKVSLGSIQLNGGLVAGVDAGIRIDHNGVVGTTKDDKSPNTNAIDLDKGAVIASATVKDDKLTYNPNGTALQNEGTIKGNINLNNESKIIGSVLNRGSITGNITLNGKSYITSINNEKTIQGSIDLKGNSQIDTILNKGTIEKGIHLDQSFISSIENKGTINGDGITLANESQVGSIINHEGAKADLDLKGGSFVGSITNNGDMTITRDDTSKIGAFNNEGSIKNKFENKDFMQTFENKQGATLEQGLENTGAIGAIDNKGHIAGISNLANIKTKDNKDKAHIGTIINSGTISHVKMPLATLDDTANMDHAYAIYNNGTIDFLYNQANAVINGGINNEGSMNIINHGSIHNGITNTGTITLSSNFTPSFKKASEHNNGFIGKNNNGHQLENNDKGKISIDGWYFNALEYTKDNNQRLENSIIIGGDNLGGIYADNIYVNTKDLVLNQIYDSNTFFADKNGNSQGNETNNGAGVDASNIHSISGIYNFVNVGKGQYAAVVDTKELSGKTLAKSMVYASRLRAINISNMLRDITSQNFQTEFSQALNMQLSKQGEAYGNDADLLAELEDIFIPNKNPHAKNHTFLLPYYNHSNIKIGKTTGHLKVNTSGLIGGSQRELPKDYGVIGFYLGYEDSKKEQARQRLRFDDKTYYGGLTYYGVLARDGINQYYLSARTILDYTQSDIEKSYQSLPVSVESDTKVYGYGAEIKLGANYYNTLDIARISPELGLSYYGMSNKNFSLYHLGGTKEHYLAEQFNFIDASAALKWYKPWSDKLRTNLTMGAIVNLYNDAKGNLKLGTNHLSAKVETSKYYGFGQLGLSYAIAHNADLSLNYAGAFTFDDTSSHTMFLKLGLWW; this is translated from the coding sequence GTGGTAAATAGTGGTGTTAGCAATGCAACTATCATAAATCATGGCTCTATCATCGCAAATGGAAATAGCACCCCTTTTGGTATCCACAACAATGGTGGTACGATCGATAGTATTACTAACTCAGGTTTAATCGTAGGTAAAATTGGAATTCGTATAGATAATAAAAGTGTTATAGGTTCAATCAACAATAGTGGCACTATTATGACAACCAAAGATACTAATGGCTATGGGGCTCTTGTTGTATGGGAGCAAGGTTCATCAAATCACACTATTAACAACATCAACAATTCTGGTTTGATATACAATCAAAGCACAGCCAATGGTAGCGCTGCGATATATATTATGGATGGTAATTTTGGTTCAATCACAAACAGCGGAGTAATTCATAGTGATACAGGTTTTGGGGCTATAGTTTTAGAAGATATATCTACCGTAGGAACAACAGGCAATGCTATAATCAATAACAACGGAACTATTATAGCAAAAAGTGGATCTGGGATTTATTTAAAATACGGATATTACATTACTTCAGAAGGAGGTAAAGTTTCTTTAGGATCTATACAGCTAAATGGTGGGCTTGTCGCAGGGGTAGACGCAGGGATTAGAATTGATCATAATGGTGTAGTAGGCACTACCAAAGATGATAAATCCCCTAACACCAACGCTATTGATCTAGACAAGGGCGCAGTAATTGCCTCAGCTACAGTTAAAGATGATAAATTAACATACAACCCAAATGGTACAGCCTTACAAAATGAAGGCACTATTAAGGGCAATATCAATCTTAACAATGAATCTAAAATCATTGGTTCTGTTTTAAACAGAGGATCTATCACAGGTAATATCACTCTTAATGGTAAGTCTTATATCACTTCCATTAACAATGAAAAAACTATCCAAGGTTCTATAGACTTAAAAGGTAATTCTCAAATAGATACTATTTTAAATAAAGGCACCATTGAAAAAGGTATCCATCTAGATCAAAGCTTTATATCTTCTATAGAAAATAAAGGCACTATTAATGGTGATGGTATTACACTAGCAAATGAAAGTCAAGTAGGTTCTATCATTAACCATGAGGGTGCTAAAGCTGACTTAGACTTAAAAGGAGGCTCTTTTGTAGGTTCTATCACTAACAATGGTGATATGACAATCACTAGAGATGATACAAGCAAGATAGGTGCTTTTAATAATGAAGGTAGTATTAAAAACAAATTTGAAAACAAAGACTTTATGCAAACCTTTGAAAACAAACAAGGTGCTACCTTAGAACAAGGCTTAGAAAACACAGGTGCTATAGGAGCTATTGATAATAAAGGTCATATAGCAGGTATTAGCAATTTAGCAAATATAAAAACTAAAGACAATAAAGATAAAGCTCATATTGGAACTATCATCAACTCAGGAACCATTAGCCATGTTAAAATGCCTTTAGCAACACTAGATGATACAGCTAATATGGATCATGCTTATGCTATTTATAATAATGGCACAATAGACTTTTTATATAATCAAGCTAATGCTGTCATTAATGGAGGCATTAACAATGAAGGCTCTATGAATATCATCAATCATGGTAGCATACACAATGGTATTACAAATACAGGTACTATTACACTTAGTTCTAATTTTACTCCAAGCTTTAAAAAAGCAAGTGAACATAACAATGGCTTTATTGGTAAAAATAACAATGGCCACCAATTAGAAAACAATGATAAGGGTAAAATTAGCATAGATGGTTGGTATTTTAATGCTTTAGAATATACTAAAGATAATAACCAAAGATTAGAAAATTCTATCATCATAGGTGGAGATAATCTAGGTGGTATTTATGCAGATAATATTTATGTTAATACTAAAGATTTAGTATTAAATCAAATCTATGATAGTAATACTTTCTTTGCAGATAAAAATGGAAATAGCCAAGGAAATGAAACTAACAATGGTGCAGGTGTAGATGCAAGCAATATCCATAGCATTAGTGGAATTTATAACTTTGTGAATGTAGGTAAGGGTCAATATGCAGCCGTAGTAGATACTAAAGAACTTAGTGGTAAAACCTTAGCAAAGTCTATGGTATATGCTTCAAGATTAAGAGCGATTAATATCTCTAATATGTTAAGAGACATCACCTCTCAAAACTTCCAAACAGAATTCTCTCAAGCATTAAATATGCAATTATCTAAACAAGGTGAAGCTTATGGTAATGATGCAGACTTATTAGCAGAATTAGAAGACATCTTCATTCCTAATAAAAACCCACATGCAAAAAACCATACTTTCTTATTGCCTTATTATAATCACTCTAATATCAAGATAGGAAAAACAACAGGTCATTTAAAGGTTAATACTAGTGGTTTAATAGGAGGTTCTCAAAGAGAACTACCTAAAGACTATGGTGTGATAGGTTTTTATCTAGGATATGAAGATAGTAAAAAAGAACAAGCTAGACAAAGACTAAGATTTGATGATAAAACATACTATGGTGGTTTAACTTATTATGGAGTATTAGCAAGAGATGGGATTAATCAATACTATCTTAGTGCTAGAACAATCTTAGATTATACTCAAAGTGATATAGAAAAAAGCTATCAAAGCTTACCTGTTAGTGTAGAAAGTGATACTAAGGTATATGGTTATGGAGCAGAAATTAAACTAGGTGCAAATTATTATAATACTTTAGATATTGCAAGAATTTCTCCTGAGCTTGGTCTTAGTTATTATGGTATGAGTAATAAAAACTTTTCTCTTTATCACTTAGGTGGAACAAAAGAACACTACCTAGCAGAACAGTTTAATTTTATTGATGCAAGTGCTGCTTTAAAATGGTATAAACCATGGAGTGATAAATTAAGAACCAATCTTACTATGGGAGCTATTGTAAACTTATACAATGATGCAAAAGGAAATTTAAAACTAGGCACTAATCATCTTAGTGCAAAAGTAGAAACTTCAAAGTATTATGGGTTTGGACAATTAGGTCTTTCTTATGCTATAGCACATAATGCTGACTTATCACTCAATTATGCAGGTGCATTTACCTTTGATGATACTAGTTCACATACGATGTTTTTAAAACTAGGTTTATGGTGGTAA
- the ileS gene encoding isoleucine--tRNA ligase — MDYKDTLLLPNTTFAMRANLAEFEPKRFSKWFKNNYAYEKMKQKRQGVSESFTLHDGPPYANGHLHIGHALNKILKDIIIKMHYFQGKKVRFTPGWDCHGLPIEQQVEVKLKEKKQSLSKKEIREFCREHAREFVNIQRDEFKSLGVIADWDEPYLTMKNAFEADIYKALCKIAKKGLLLERSKPVFWSWAAKSALAEAEVEYEDKEDYSIFVAFELDKASVEKLGVEKAKAVIWTTTPWTLPANQAISLNPNEKYVITEEGYIFAKALLENMISKNFTQGVIQKELLGAEFENLSAINPLNQRKSTLILGDHVLMEGGTGLVHTAPGHGEDDYYVCLKYGIEVIMPVDDGGCYDETLRAKELLPEHLLNEFIGLHIFKANERILELLGSALLESSKFVHSYPFCWRTHKPVIYRATKQWFILMDEKKLDGKSLRELALEQLSTVKFYPESGVKRLSSMIENRPDWCISRQRDWGVPIAFFRDKATKEVIFDDDVLDHLVSVFEANGADAWWELEIKDLLPPNSKYDPNNLEKVYDILDVWFDSGSTWEAVLNSARYDAGEYQASMYLEGSDQHRGWFQSSLLISTAINHKTPYKNILTHGFTVDEKGQKMSKSKGNVILPQNVAKNYGVEILRLWIMLSDYSTDLKISDNILKQVSEQYRKIRNTIRFLLANTNDVEFLETKNFTLLDKWILMRAKVAFEACESAFEKYEFAKGFNVLLNFLSADLSGIYLDICKDRLYCNAKDDTKRVSAQSAMVLIARKLFALLAPSLTYTIDEALEHANVAIKESAKDVFDLVLKNGFDYEYKIEDELFIQSREKFFEMVDVLKKDKTIKSTLELSLQTSANELLSEDIEEVADWFMVSSVESLDDKEALAEFKIGDHSFKIIRSSLHKCPRCWKFLAKEEDCLCPRCNSVEKAKNV; from the coding sequence ATGGATTATAAAGATACGCTATTGCTTCCAAATACGACTTTTGCAATGCGTGCAAATTTAGCAGAGTTTGAACCCAAGCGTTTTAGTAAGTGGTTTAAAAATAACTATGCTTATGAGAAAATGAAGCAAAAAAGACAAGGTGTGAGTGAGAGTTTTACTCTACATGATGGACCTCCTTATGCGAATGGACACTTGCATATTGGGCATGCTTTAAATAAAATTTTAAAAGATATCATTATAAAAATGCATTATTTTCAAGGCAAAAAAGTGCGTTTTACTCCGGGCTGGGATTGTCATGGTTTGCCGATAGAACAGCAAGTTGAAGTCAAACTCAAAGAAAAAAAACAAAGTTTAAGTAAAAAAGAAATTCGTGAGTTTTGTAGAGAACATGCGAGAGAATTTGTTAATATCCAAAGAGATGAGTTTAAGTCTTTAGGGGTGATTGCTGATTGGGATGAACCATACTTGACTATGAAAAATGCTTTTGAAGCAGATATTTATAAGGCTTTATGTAAGATCGCTAAAAAAGGACTTTTGCTAGAAAGAAGCAAACCTGTTTTTTGGAGTTGGGCTGCTAAGAGTGCTTTGGCAGAAGCTGAAGTAGAGTATGAAGATAAAGAAGATTATTCTATCTTTGTAGCATTTGAACTTGATAAAGCTTCGGTTGAAAAATTAGGAGTTGAAAAAGCAAAAGCAGTGATTTGGACAACTACTCCTTGGACTTTACCTGCAAATCAAGCAATATCTTTAAATCCAAATGAAAAATATGTTATCACAGAAGAAGGTTATATTTTCGCTAAAGCCTTACTTGAAAATATGATTAGTAAAAATTTCACTCAAGGTGTGATTCAAAAAGAACTTTTGGGTGCTGAATTTGAAAATTTAAGCGCTATTAATCCGCTTAATCAAAGAAAATCAACTCTTATTTTGGGCGATCATGTTTTAATGGAAGGCGGTACAGGGCTTGTACATACTGCACCAGGACATGGCGAGGATGATTACTATGTGTGTTTAAAATATGGCATTGAAGTGATTATGCCGGTAGATGATGGCGGGTGCTATGATGAGACGCTTAGAGCAAAAGAGCTTTTGCCGGAGCATTTATTAAATGAATTTATAGGGCTTCATATTTTTAAAGCAAATGAGCGTATTTTAGAGTTATTAGGTAGTGCTTTGCTTGAAAGTTCTAAATTTGTGCATTCTTATCCGTTTTGTTGGAGAACACACAAGCCGGTTATTTATAGAGCTACAAAGCAATGGTTTATCTTGATGGATGAAAAAAAGCTAGATGGGAAATCTTTAAGAGAACTTGCACTAGAGCAACTAAGTACGGTGAAGTTTTATCCAGAAAGTGGAGTAAAAAGACTTAGCTCGATGATAGAAAATCGTCCTGATTGGTGTATATCAAGACAAAGAGATTGGGGTGTGCCTATCGCGTTTTTTAGAGATAAAGCAACCAAAGAAGTGATCTTTGATGATGATGTTTTAGATCATTTAGTAAGTGTTTTTGAAGCAAATGGGGCTGATGCTTGGTGGGAGCTAGAAATCAAAGACTTGCTACCGCCTAATAGCAAATACGACCCAAATAACTTAGAAAAAGTTTATGATATTTTAGATGTTTGGTTTGATAGTGGTAGTACTTGGGAAGCAGTGTTAAACTCAGCTAGATATGATGCAGGGGAATATCAAGCTTCGATGTATCTTGAAGGAAGTGATCAGCACCGCGGGTGGTTTCAAAGTTCACTTTTAATCTCTACTGCGATTAATCATAAAACCCCATATAAAAACATACTCACTCATGGTTTTACCGTAGATGAAAAAGGTCAAAAAATGAGTAAATCTAAGGGCAATGTGATCTTACCTCAAAATGTAGCTAAAAACTACGGAGTGGAGATCTTAAGACTTTGGATTATGCTTAGTGATTACTCAACGGATTTAAAAATTTCAGATAATATCTTAAAGCAAGTAAGCGAACAATACAGAAAGATAAGAAACACTATAAGATTTTTGCTTGCTAATACCAATGATGTAGAGTTTTTAGAAACTAAAAATTTCACACTTTTAGATAAGTGGATTTTAATGCGCGCAAAAGTTGCTTTTGAAGCGTGTGAAAGTGCTTTTGAAAAATACGAATTTGCAAAAGGCTTTAATGTGCTTTTAAATTTCTTAAGCGCGGATTTAAGTGGTATATACTTAGATATTTGTAAAGATAGATTGTATTGTAATGCAAAAGATGATACAAAAAGAGTAAGCGCCCAAAGTGCTATGGTACTAATAGCTAGAAAGCTTTTTGCGCTTTTAGCTCCAAGTCTTACTTACACGATAGATGAAGCACTAGAGCATGCAAATGTAGCCATTAAAGAAAGCGCAAAAGATGTATTTGATTTGGTGTTGAAAAATGGGTTTGATTATGAGTATAAAATAGAAGATGAATTGTTTATACAATCAAGAGAGAAATTTTTTGAAATGGTTGATGTGTTAAAAAAAGATAAAACCATTAAGTCAACCCTAGAATTAAGCTTACAAACGAGTGCAAATGAGCTTTTAAGTGAAGATATTGAAGAGGTAGCAGACTGGTTTATGGTGAGTTCAGTAGAAAGCTTAGATGATAAAGAAGCTTTGGCTGAATTTAAAATAGGCGATCATAGCTTTAAGATTATTCGTTCTTCATTGCATAAATGTCCAAGATGTTGGAAATTTTTAGCTAAAGAAGAAGACTGCCTGTGTCCAAGATGTAATAGTGTGGAAAAAGCGAAAAATGTTTGA
- the gatA gene encoding Asp-tRNA(Asn)/Glu-tRNA(Gln) amidotransferase subunit GatA → MVTLKEALKFSNEELENLKKELNEKARQQKELGAYVEQFLNKDLSVSGAGVPIAIKDNISVKDWELTCASKILQGYVAPYDASAIVNLRKKNFAPFGRCNMDEFAMGSTSATSFYGKTLNPLDHTKVPGGSSGGSAAAVAAGIALASLGSDTGGSVRQPAAFCGCVGFKPSYGRVSRYGLAAYSSSLDQIGVLTQNVEDAAILYDAIAGYDEKDSTSAKIAFEATAPKLNPNKKLKIAVIQNYIEQTNDDVKQALLKTIDMLKANGHEIVYKDLMDSKFDVAAYYIIAAAEASANLSRYDGVRYGRRSENCDNLNQLYVNSRSEGFGEEVKRRILLGTFVLSSGYYDAYYIKAQKARRFIKQKYEEILSDCDLIFMPVAPSVAFGLNDVKTPVQMYLEDIFTISVNLAGLGGISVPVAKNPDGLNISAQLICKAYDEQTLLDGALSLEEMIKNK, encoded by the coding sequence ATGGTAACTTTAAAAGAGGCTTTGAAATTTTCAAACGAAGAATTAGAAAATTTAAAAAAAGAATTAAATGAAAAAGCACGCCAACAAAAAGAGCTAGGTGCTTATGTGGAGCAGTTTTTAAATAAAGACTTAAGTGTTTCAGGCGCAGGTGTGCCAATAGCTATAAAAGATAATATCAGCGTAAAAGACTGGGAGTTGACTTGTGCTTCTAAAATTTTACAAGGCTATGTAGCTCCTTATGATGCAAGTGCTATTGTAAATTTGCGTAAAAAGAATTTTGCACCATTTGGAAGATGCAACATGGATGAATTTGCCATGGGAAGTACGAGCGCGACTTCTTTTTATGGTAAGACTTTAAACCCACTTGATCATACTAAGGTTCCAGGTGGAAGTAGTGGCGGAAGTGCTGCGGCCGTAGCTGCGGGGATAGCTTTGGCGAGCTTGGGTTCAGATACAGGTGGCTCGGTAAGACAACCTGCTGCATTTTGTGGTTGCGTGGGATTTAAGCCAAGTTATGGAAGAGTTAGTAGGTATGGTTTGGCTGCGTATTCTTCAAGCTTAGATCAAATCGGTGTACTTACGCAAAATGTTGAAGATGCTGCGATTTTATATGATGCGATTGCTGGATATGATGAAAAAGATAGCACAAGTGCTAAAATCGCTTTTGAAGCAACTGCGCCAAAACTCAACCCAAATAAAAAATTAAAAATAGCAGTGATTCAAAACTACATTGAACAAACTAATGATGATGTAAAACAAGCTTTATTAAAAACTATAGATATGTTGAAAGCAAATGGACATGAGATTGTTTATAAGGATTTGATGGATTCTAAATTTGATGTTGCGGCTTATTACATCATCGCAGCGGCTGAAGCAAGTGCTAATTTAAGTCGTTATGATGGGGTGAGATATGGTAGAAGAAGTGAAAATTGCGATAATCTAAATCAACTCTATGTCAATAGCAGAAGTGAAGGTTTTGGCGAGGAAGTAAAAAGAAGAATTTTACTTGGAACTTTTGTTTTAAGTAGTGGGTATTATGATGCATATTATATTAAAGCACAAAAGGCTAGAAGATTTATCAAGCAAAAATACGAAGAAATTTTAAGCGATTGTGATTTGATTTTTATGCCAGTTGCTCCAAGTGTTGCTTTTGGTTTGAATGATGTTAAAACTCCTGTGCAAATGTATTTAGAAGATATTTTTACCATTTCAGTAAATTTAGCAGGACTTGGTGGTATAAGTGTGCCAGTAGCAAAAAATCCAGATGGATTAAATATTTCAGCTCAGTTGATTTGTAAAGCTTATGATGAACAAACTCTGCTAGATGGGGCTTTAAGCTTAGAAGAAATGATTAAAAACAAATAA
- a CDS encoding TlpA family protein disulfide reductase: MALISVFFLSACSNNEFQTLNSKQNYIFDYDGFEKTLKIQNSNHAYALFFFTQDCGACNAQIPMLNELYKEKKFPILAVLSGVRSKTQAQNVIELKKLDLPLVYEAKASSFLSKAVGGIYGVPVMVFFDEKGNMNEKFIGLTPKSVLENKIKILN, translated from the coding sequence TTGGCTTTAATAAGCGTTTTTTTTCTTAGCGCATGTTCAAATAACGAATTTCAAACTTTAAATTCAAAACAAAATTATATTTTTGACTATGATGGTTTTGAAAAAACCTTAAAAATTCAAAATTCTAACCATGCTTATGCTTTATTTTTTTTCACGCAAGATTGTGGTGCATGCAATGCGCAAATTCCTATGCTTAATGAGCTTTATAAAGAAAAAAAATTTCCTATTTTGGCGGTTTTAAGTGGAGTTAGGTCTAAAACACAAGCACAAAATGTTATTGAGCTAAAAAAACTTGACTTGCCTCTTGTTTATGAAGCAAAAGCTAGTTCGTTTTTGTCTAAAGCAGTGGGTGGGATCTATGGTGTACCTGTGATGGTTTTTTTTGATGAAAAAGGCAATATGAATGAAAAATTCATCGGACTTACCCCTAAAAGTGTTTTAGAAAATAAGATCAAAATTTTAAACTAA